In the Puniceicoccus vermicola genome, TATCGAATTGCGCAAGAACGTGGGAGACGACCGTCGCCGCACCCACGACATGAACACCGCAAACTGGATTCCCGACCTCTTCATGAAGCGCATGGAAGAGCGGGGCACTTGGACCTTTTTCCAGTCCAACGAAGTTCCCGAACTGCACGACCTCTACGGCAAGGCATTCGAAGAACGCTACGTCCAGTATGAGCGGATGGCTGAGGCCGGAGAGATCAGCGGAACGAAGGTCGAGGCGATTGAAGTCTGGAAGCGCATGCTCAAGATGCTCTTCGAAACCGGTCACCCTTGGATCACCTTCAAGGATCCTTGCAACATCCGGAGCCCTCAGGACCACGTCGGAGTCATCCACTCGAGCAACCTTTGCACCGAGATCACACTGAACACCAGTGAGGACGAGACCGCCGTCTGCAACCTCGGCTCGGTCGTTCTAGACTCCCATCTTGATGACGACGGCAACCTCGACCTCGAGAAACTACGCGATACCGTGCGCACTGCGGTCCGGGCCCTCGACAACGTCATCGACATCAACTTCTATCCGACGAAGGCCGCCGAGACCTCCAACCGCCGGCACCGTCCGATCGGTCTCGGGATCATGGGGCTGCAGAATGCTCTCTTCAAGCGGAACCAGCCCTTCGAATCCCAAGAGGCCATTGAATTCAACGACGAGTTCATGGAGGCCATCGCCTTCTACGCCTACGAAGCTTCGAGTGATCTCGCAGCAGAGCGGGGCACCTACTCGACCTTCAAGGGTTCGAAGTGGGACCGGGGCCTCCTCCCGCAGGACACCCTCAAGCTCCTCGAAGAAGAGCGTGGCATCGAGCTCGACATCCCTCATGGGGGCCGTCTCGATTGGAAGCCATTGCGTGAGAAGATCGCCAAACAGGGCATGCGGAACAGCAACGTTCTGGCCATCGCCCCGACGGCGACGATCTCGAACATCATGGGAACTTCTCCCTGCATCGAGCCGACCTACAAGAATCTCTTCGTGAAGAGCAACCTCTCCGGTGACTTCGTCGTGCTCAACGGCGCTCTCGTCCGGGCGCTCAAGGACCGCGGACTCTGGAACAAGGAAACTCGCGATCAACTCAAGTACTTCGACGGTGAGCTCGCCTCAGTCGACGGCATGCCGGACGACCTCCAGTCTCTCTTCAAGACGGCCTTCGGAGTTCCGTACCAGGCCTTCATCGACGCTGCAGCCCGCCGCCAAAAGTGGATCGACCAGTCTCAATCCGTGAATCTCTTCCTCGCTTCGCCGGACCTGAAGACTCTGTCTCACATGTACCGGGCCGCTTGGCGCAAGGGCTTGAAGACGACTTACTACCTCCGCTCCCTCGGTGCCTCCAACATTGAAAAGGCAACCGTGAGCGTGAAGAAGGAAGTCCGTGGCCACGCAGGGAAGAAGGAATTCACCGCCGAAGAGAAAGCCGCTTGCAGCCTCGAAGCCATGATGAATGGCGAAGAATGCGAAGCTTGCCAATAGGCAGCGGCGCGACGCATAGTCAGGAATGGACATTCCGGGCCAGAATGGAGCCGATTACCTCCGCTCGGCCAGTACCGAGGAACCCTTGGAGCAGGCAAACCGCCTGCGTCCGGGAGATTTCTCAGCGTTCACTGGCCAGCGGAAGACGGTGGAGCGGCTGCAGGTCATGGCCCGGGCGGCCAAGACCCGCGGCGATTCGCTCAACCATGTTCTCCTGAGCGGTCCCCCGGGATTGGGCAAGACCACGCTGGCCCACATTCTTGGGTCCGAGATGGGGGTAGGGGTCCGCGTGATCTCCGGCCCGGTTATCGATAAGCCCAGCGATCTGGCGGGTGTCCTCACCTCCCTGGAGGAGGGTGAGATTCTCTTCATCGACGAAATCCACCGCATTCCCAAAACGGTGGAGGAATACCTCTACACCGCCATCGAGGACTTCTACATCGACATCCTGATCGATCAGGGACCGAACGCCCGAACGGTGCGCCTCTCCCTGCCGCGGTTTTGTCTAGTCGGAGCCACCACACGGGTCGGGTTGTTGACCGCGCCGCTGCGCAATCGATTCACCCTCCAGTCCCGTCTCGAATACTATGACCGCAAGGATCTGCTGACCATTGCCCAACGGTCCTGTCGGCTGCTTGAGATGGAAGCCGAGACCGATGGGTTACTCGAAATCGCTTCACGAGCCCGCGGCACCCCGCGCATCCTCAACAATCTCATCCTTTTCGCCCGCGACTTCGCCCAGGAGCGCTCGGAAGGACATCTCGACCGAAAGACGGCCGCCGCCGCTCTGGAGATGCTCGAGATCGACAACAACGGCCTCGATGAAATGGACAAGCGGTTACTGCGTTTCATCGCCGAAAATTATCGAGGCGGTCCCGTTGGTCTCAAGTCCCTTGCTGTCGGAGTCGGGGAGGAAGTCCAAACCCTTGAGGATGTCCACGAACCTTTCCTGATCCAGGAAGGCTACCTCCAGCGCACCGCTCAAGGTCGGATGCTCACCGCAAAGGGCTGGCAAACTATTGGCCTCCCGATGCCGGAAGGTTTTCAGAAAAACCTCTTCTCCTGACCGGCTCAATAACTCTGGGGAGGATTTATCCGACCTTTCCCGGTTCTCTTGTAGATACTCCAAAAGCACCCTCCTGCGAGATATCCGAGGCCGGCCAGCAGCATCCAATTAGCCCGCCCGTGGAAATACAGGGCGCTGCTAAGGATTGCCCCGGAAAGAAACGCAAACGTGATGAAGAAGGGAATTAAGAGTTTCCACGCGGCGATGTCATGGCCCCGCAACTTCATCCCGAGATGGATTCCGAAATCGGTAAAAAGTCCTGTCAAATGGGTCGTTCGCAGAGCGACACCTCGATAGCGATTGGCCAGAGCATTCTGAGCTCCGCAGACCCCACTCGCGATCAAGATCGAGAGCAGCGGGGCATGGGGAAGTAGATAGTGGCCAGCAATCAATAAGAGGCCCAATACCGAGAGAGTCCGCCCATAAGGCCGATTGAACTCAAGTGTTGGATGATGCAGCAGAAAGCCAGAGGCGGTCGCACCCAAGATGAAACCGAGTGAGGCCAACGTGACCTTGATGAGCAAATCGTTTTCAGAGTTGGTGACATGCGAGAGCCCCGATCCAATCCTTGCGATGTCTCCAGTAAGGTGGCTCACGGAGGCTCCTGCCGAGAGCAGAAAGCCCGTATTCAAAAACGAGGCACCGAAAGCCAAAAAACATCCTCCGAGGACAATTCGATTTGGTGTAATGATGCGCATTTAAATAGGTTGCGATGGAATAAAGTCGATTCGTTTATCGTTGTGGTTCTTTTTTTTTGAAAACCGATGGGAGTGGGGCGCTACGGTGCGTCAGGTTCGGGAGAGAGAGTATCCTGCGTGATCCAGAATTCAAACTTAGCATATTCGACACGAAAGCGATCCCCTGATTTCTCCAAAAGTGTGATCACATTTCCCTCCGGAATCAATACACTGCCTGCATCGATGGGGATTTCGAGTTCCCGGACCAACGTAAATTCTTTGGGATATTCAGGACGCGGGGTCGGTTGCCGCGGCCTGTGTATGTAAGGAGAGGGGGAACGTTCCGGTGTTCTTTGACTCCAAGAATTTTCTTTCACCGTTTGCTGTTTTTTGGGGGTAGCCGGTGCCAAGGTCTTGGGGTCGAAAAAGGTCGCCTTCGTCACGTAGAGCACCTCGCAGGCCCCGTCTCCTTGATCCTTGCGGGAGAGTGACGAGGACCAAGCGCCCTTGTCACCAAATGCTTGGACGAGACTTCCTTGCAAAGAGATGAAATCACCTGGCTTGGCGGACGTAACGATTTTTCGAACCTTTGGGTCGGCAGGAATGATGTGAACGTTGGCGATACTCCAATTCGTTGTGTTGCGGTCCAATCCACTGTTGCCGGTGTAATCCAGCCATCGGTTCCCGTGGGTAAAATGCATCCGGTTGGCGTGCTGATCCTCTGCCATCTTGCCCCAGACAACACCTAGATCGATGGGCGATAGTTCTTCGTCGTATAGCTTTGCCGCAACAACTCTCGCATCCAACTGATACCACGCGACGGGGAAGAGCTTATATCCGCTAACGGTTTTCGGCGGAGCGAGCGTAAGGCGTTGCGCGGGTTCCGTATTCAAATACTCCCCGGGATCCGCATAGGGGTCACCAAATTCCTGCCAAGCCATGTAGGCGCCAAAAACGAGAAGGAGGGCAACTACGAACTTTAGAAACATCGAATCAACCTAACTTCTCGTCGGGAAATCGATCCGGTGACGCCTGCACGATAAACTCGTTTGATCGACCGGATCGCATGCATTGGAGTTCCTGATCATATGACGCCTCAATGGGTTTGTTCAGAGCTGCCAAGCATCGGAATTAAAAATAAGATTAGGGAGAAGTCGTGACGCTGACCAAGGCATCATTGCCGTGAAAGGCTTTATCTTTCGTAATGTAGACAAGCTCGTCCTTACGTGAGAGGTAATCGATGAAGCCAAAAATCAAGATCACGACTCCGATTCCCAAGATGAAGAGAATTAACCCGCAGGAAGCGTAGGGGCTCGAATAGCGTTTCCCTCTTTTCAGCTGAAATCCGTTTTCATCCTCAAAAACAATCTCCCATCCAGCTTTGGACGCGCTCTCTAGGAAAGCAGTGCGAGGGTCTTGGGGAGAATTCATGAAGTCTATACGGTCTTGGAGTAGCGACCTTCTTTCTCTTCACGATCAGCGTCAAAACACATGGCGATGTTGCGAAGGAAAAGGCGCCCGGTTTCCGTCACGGCAACCGTTTCGCCGTCGTCCTCGAGAAGGCCATCGGACTCCAGTTCTTGGAGGCCGGCCAGTCCACCAGCAAAGAAGTCGTCGAACTGGATTCCCCAGGCCTGATTGAAGGCGCTGCGATCAATTTCGAGATCACACATCATCCGGTGGATCGCATCTCGGCGGATGCGGTCGTCTCGGGTGACCTCACAGCCTTTCTCGATGGGAAGCTGCCCCTCATCCAACGAGCGTCGATACGAGAGAAGGTCTTTCGTGTTCTGACGATAAGCATCGTCGGTCTGAGAGATCGAGGAGATGCCGAAGGCGGCAATCTCGAGCCCGGCCTTCGTGCTGTATCCCTGAAAATTACGCTGAAGCGATTTCTCCTCCTGCGCGCGAACGAGTTCATCATCCGGCTTGGCAAAGTGGTCCATGCCGACGTAGCGATAGCCGTGATCCGTGAGGAAGCTGACAATCAACCGAAGCATTTCGATCTTTTCCCAAGCAGTGGGGAGACCCGCTCGCTCGAGCATCCGTTGTGCCGGCTTCATCCATGGCACGTGCGCGTAGTTGAAGATCGCAAACCGGTCCGGATTGAGGGCGAGGACCGTTTCGAGAGTCTTCCGGAAGGAGTCTACGGTTTGCCCGGGAAGGCCATAGATGAGATCAACGTTAACCGATTGAAATCCGTTCGTTCGCAGCCAGTCCATCGTCCGGACATTCATTTCGTGCGGCTGGATTCGATGGATCGCCTTCTGCACCTTCGGATCAACATCCTGCACCCCGAAGGAGGCTCGTTTCACCCCAAAGGAAGCAAACGCTTTGACCTGATCCTCACTGAGGTGAGCAGGAGCCAGTTCCACTGAGCATTCGGCGTCCTCAGCAAAGGAAAAACGGTTCCGGATGGACTCTCCGAGTCGGGCAATTTCGTCAGCCGGGAAGAAGTTGGGAGTCCCTCCGCCAAAGTGAAGCTGGTGGGCCGTCCGGCCGGGCTGAATGATCTCGCCAAAGAGATCCATCTCGCGCTCAAGAAGTTTCCGATAATCGCCGACCCGTCCGTGATCCTTCGTAATGATGGTGTTACACCCACAAAACCAACAGAGCGTCTCACAGAAAGGTAGGTGGAAGTAGAGCGACAGCGGGCCGGTAGACTCTCGGGTGGAGGCCAGCAAATTCTCTGGTGAAGCTTCCTCGGTGAAATGAATCGCCGTCGGGTAGGAAGTGTAGCGAGGACCTGGTCGATTGTACTTGGCAATCAGTTCACTGGGAATGTCCATTTTCACGGTGTCCATGAGCTCAGCGGGCAATGAGTGGCCCGGAAATGATGGGTCGTCTAGACCTCGTAATCGACAACTCCCCGATCCGACGTAACTGCGCCGACCAAAGCCTTCACCTTTTCGTGCTCCGGGTGAACTTGGTAGGTGTCGAGGTCTTCCTTGGAGGCAAAAACGGTGTAGAGGCTGAGATCGAATGCGGCGGGAGATCCGTTAAAATCGTGACCCACCTCAATTTCGAGGAGCTCCGGAATGGAGTCTTTTAGGGCAAGAAGGCTCTTTTCGACCCGCTCGATGTTCTCCGCCTTGGAGTGTCCATCCGCCAAATCCGCAAATTTCCAAAATACGATGTGTTTGATCATCGGAAGAAACGATAGAGCAAAATCAGGTGCGGCGACAATCAAACAAAATGGGGGAGGAGGGGATTGATTTTGTCTGAAGGCGAGGGAATCGTGGACGCGGGCTGAAGCACAGTGGAGTGATCGGGTTTCGCGTAGAGCCCGCTCCAGCGCGGAAAGAGAAAGTAGCGAGAGCATCCTGCTCTCGATTTGCGTTGGAAGGGAGAGAGCTGGAAGCTCTCACTACTTTGCTCCTCCTAAAAAGCCCTTCCTCAACAGTCCCAATCCTTCAAGTTTCCCGCCCACGGATCTTCCAGCCACATTTTCGGGAGTCCCGCCTTCACCGGATTCTCCCGAATATAACGAACCATCCGTTCCGTTTCTGATTCACTTCGCGAGACGCGGTCGAAGAACTCCCGTTGCCAGAATGCTCCTTTTCTCTGCAAGATTTGATTCAGGTGGAATGCCGTTCTCCCTTTCCATTGAGTCCACACCTGGGACATCGCTGCGGAGCCACAGTGGGTTTCTACGAGGAGGTGAAGGTGATTCGGCATCACCACGTATTCGCTGACGGTCCAGCCTCGTTTCGAGAGTTCTCTCAGTTCAGTTACAATCGCTTTTGCACACTCGGGCGTCTTGAACGGACAAAAGCCAGAGCCGCTGTCGTTGTATTTCTCAATTGTCCGAAAATAGATCCGTTGCCATTGGAGGAAATTCTCACTGCTCGGTTCGATCCCGGAAATATTCGAATTGATTTCCTCCAAGCGAATGAGAATCGATTGGGGTAGGGTGTTTGCACAACGGATCGTAAAGAAATAAACGCCCGATTCGACCTCCCAGTGCGGCAGCTGACCTCGCCAAAATCGCTTTGTTTTCAGCTGGTACACTGGGTGTATCCTGCTTTGATTGCTCCGAATTTAGCAACTAAAAAGATCCGATTCGGAGGAGATGCCGATGGGTACTAGACGCGGGCTGAAGCACCGCGCTCCCACTGACAACGAACTCGATGGCCCGGAGCGCGGTGCTTTAGCCCGCGTCTTCTCAAAGGATCCGCGGCTCCAGTAAAAGAACCGCCCCTCACTCAAACGCCGTCTTAATATTCTCAGGCGTGAGAACCTCTTCCGACGAGCCAAAGGCGAGCTGTCGGGTGCGAAGAAGGAGAGTGTGTTGGAAGGTCTCGGGGATTGATTTTAGGTCGTGGTGTGAAGCGAGTACCAAGGAACCGCTTTCGGCAAGGGATCGGATCAACTGCGAGAGTCTTCGGCAGGCCTTGGTGTCGAGACCCGCGAACGGCTCGTCGAGCAAGACAATCCGTGCACCGCCGACGATCGCACGGGCGAGGAAGGCGCGTTGTTGCTGTCCACCGGAGAGTTCGCCGATGCGCCGGTCTTCAAGGCCCTCCAGACCCATTTTGGCCATGGCCTCTTCCGTCGCATTGCGATGGGCTTGGGTGAACCTTCCCCACGGGCCTACCAAGGGGTAGAGTC is a window encoding:
- the ruvB gene encoding Holliday junction branch migration DNA helicase RuvB, whose product is MDIPGQNGADYLRSASTEEPLEQANRLRPGDFSAFTGQRKTVERLQVMARAAKTRGDSLNHVLLSGPPGLGKTTLAHILGSEMGVGVRVISGPVIDKPSDLAGVLTSLEEGEILFIDEIHRIPKTVEEYLYTAIEDFYIDILIDQGPNARTVRLSLPRFCLVGATTRVGLLTAPLRNRFTLQSRLEYYDRKDLLTIAQRSCRLLEMEAETDGLLEIASRARGTPRILNNLILFARDFAQERSEGHLDRKTAAAALEMLEIDNNGLDEMDKRLLRFIAENYRGGPVGLKSLAVGVGEEVQTLEDVHEPFLIQEGYLQRTAQGRMLTAKGWQTIGLPMPEGFQKNLFS
- a CDS encoding YoaK family protein, with protein sequence MRIITPNRIVLGGCFLAFGASFLNTGFLLSAGASVSHLTGDIARIGSGLSHVTNSENDLLIKVTLASLGFILGATASGFLLHHPTLEFNRPYGRTLSVLGLLLIAGHYLLPHAPLLSILIASGVCGAQNALANRYRGVALRTTHLTGLFTDFGIHLGMKLRGHDIAAWKLLIPFFITFAFLSGAILSSALYFHGRANWMLLAGLGYLAGGCFWSIYKRTGKGRINPPQSY
- the hemN gene encoding oxygen-independent coproporphyrinogen III oxidase encodes the protein MDTVKMDIPSELIAKYNRPGPRYTSYPTAIHFTEEASPENLLASTRESTGPLSLYFHLPFCETLCWFCGCNTIITKDHGRVGDYRKLLEREMDLFGEIIQPGRTAHQLHFGGGTPNFFPADEIARLGESIRNRFSFAEDAECSVELAPAHLSEDQVKAFASFGVKRASFGVQDVDPKVQKAIHRIQPHEMNVRTMDWLRTNGFQSVNVDLIYGLPGQTVDSFRKTLETVLALNPDRFAIFNYAHVPWMKPAQRMLERAGLPTAWEKIEMLRLIVSFLTDHGYRYVGMDHFAKPDDELVRAQEEKSLQRNFQGYSTKAGLEIAAFGISSISQTDDAYRQNTKDLLSYRRSLDEGQLPIEKGCEVTRDDRIRRDAIHRMMCDLEIDRSAFNQAWGIQFDDFFAGGLAGLQELESDGLLEDDGETVAVTETGRLFLRNIAMCFDADREEKEGRYSKTV
- a CDS encoding Dabb family protein codes for the protein MIKHIVFWKFADLADGHSKAENIERVEKSLLALKDSIPELLEIEVGHDFNGSPAAFDLSLYTVFASKEDLDTYQVHPEHEKVKALVGAVTSDRGVVDYEV
- a CDS encoding REP-associated tyrosine transposase; translated protein: MYQLKTKRFWRGQLPHWEVESGVYFFTIRCANTLPQSILIRLEEINSNISGIEPSSENFLQWQRIYFRTIEKYNDSGSGFCPFKTPECAKAIVTELRELSKRGWTVSEYVVMPNHLHLLVETHCGSAAMSQVWTQWKGRTAFHLNQILQRKGAFWQREFFDRVSRSESETERMVRYIRENPVKAGLPKMWLEDPWAGNLKDWDC
- a CDS encoding metal ABC transporter ATP-binding protein, with amino-acid sequence MKSTASGTLTVDDLHVHFKEICAVRDVTFEISTGETVAIVGRNGAGKSTFLKSLAGLIPDAAGVVLWNGSPLTKLMRRKLVAYLPQREEIDWSFPVTVRGLVDMGLYPLVGPWGRFTQAHRNATEEAMAKMGLEGLEDRRIGELSGGQQQRAFLARAIVGGARIVLLDEPFAGLDTKACRRLSQLIRSLAESGSLVLASHHDLKSIPETFQHTLLLRTRQLAFGSSEEVLTPENIKTAFE